CTGTCCAAGGATGGAAAATGGCAATGGGCCAAGGTCCTGCTACTTGTGCGGAAAGGAGGGACATTTTAAGAGGGAACGTCCGAAGCTTGATGAGGGAAGACAGAACCACCAACGTGGAAATCGTGGCGAGGAATCTTTACCGCCACCACCAAAGAGACAAGTCGTCGCACCACGCGTGTACGAGCTGTCCAAGGACACTGCTGCTGGGAATTTCAGGGCGATTACTGGTATGTTACGAGAACCTTTCTAAGTTCAATTCACGCATTACATAGCATCATAATGCATTTGAAAGGGGGATATGGGTACTTAGCATTCTAGAGGAATGTGTAGGGACCTTAAGTATATGTGGTGTGGAAACGCACACCTTGTTTGATTCGGGGGCCACACACTGTTTTGTGAGCCCTGAAATGATAGGGAGAGGTGGGTTCAGGCGTGAACCAAACACCGGATATGGATTGGTCCGAGCAGCCGACGGGCAGGTGATGTACCCGTACGGTGTAGTTCGTGAAATTTTGGTCATTGTCAATGGTGTTGATATGCCTACTGACCGAATCATTGTTCCACTCATGAAACACAATGTTATCCTTGGTATGGACTCGTTGGGAAAGTACAAAGCTCACATTGACTGTCACCGAGGGCGAGTAAATTTTGAGGGAAAGGATGGGACATTGAGATTCCAGGGAATAAGGTCAACTTCGGGGAGTTTGATTATCTCAGCAATCCAGGCGGAAAGGATGTTGGAGAAAGGTTGTGAGGCATACTTAGCCACAATAACAACGAATGAAGTTGGGGAAAAGGCGGAATTGGATGATATTCCAATAGCCAACGAATTTGCCGATGTGTTTGAAGCGGTACGGGGAGTGCCGCCGGATAGGTCAGATCCATTCACCATCGAGCTAGAACCGGGGACGACCCCTATATCTAAAGCGCCTTACTGGATGGCACCGGCAGAAATGGCGgagttaaagaaacaattgGGAGAATTGTTGGAGAAAGGATTTATCAGACCAAGTAGTTCACCATGGGGTGCACCGGTATTGTTTGTGTAGAAAAAGGATGGTAGCTTCAGGCTATGCATTGATTACTGGGGGCTGAACAGGGTTACAGTGAAAAATAAGTACCCATTGCCCCGGATAGACGAGTTGTTGGATAATCTCCGAGGTGCAAAGTGGTTCTTAAAGATAGACTTAGCCTCGGGGTACCATCAAATTCCGATAGATCCAACGGACATTCAAAAAGCGGCATTCTGAACTAGGTATGGCCACTTCGAGTTGTTGTCATGCCATTCGGACTGACCAATGCACCGGCAgccttcatgaagatgatgaacgGTGTATTCCGAGAATTCTTGGATgagtttgtcatcatcttcatcgatgaCATACTTGTCTACTCTAAGGATTGGGAGACTCATCGGAATCACTTAAGGGCTGTCTTGGAGCGGTTAAGGGAGCAAAAGCTTTTCGCGAAGTTAGGCAAATGCTCATTTTGGCAAAAGAGTGTCGGATTCCTTGGACACATTGTCTCGGACCAGGGAGTGTCCGTGGATCCGGAAAAGATAAGGTCGATAAAGGACTGGCCACGTCCAAAGAATGCCAACGAGATAAGGACTTTTCTCGGGTTGGCTGGATATTACCAAAGGTTTGTCAAAGGCTTTGCAAGTATGTCTCAGCCAATGACACGGTTGACGGGAAAGGACACTAAGTCCAATGGTCGGAAGAATGCGAGAAAAGTTTCTCGGAGTTAAAGACGATGCTCATAAGTGCTCCGGTACTGGTGCTACCGGAAGCGGACGAGCCGTACGTGGTGTACACTGATGCTTCTATAACGGGGCTAGGCTGTGTGCTGACGCAAAAGGGTGGTGTAATCTCATATGCTTCAAGGCAATTGCGTAAGCACAAAGGGAATTACCCAACGCACGACTTAGAGATGGCCGCGGTGGTGTTCGCGTTGAAGATCTGGCGTTCATACCTCTATGGAGCCAAAGTTCAAATCTTCACCGACCACAAGAGTCTAAAGTACATATTCACCCAGCTGGAGTTAAATCTAAGGCAAAGGAGGTGGATGGAGTTTGTCGCAGATAACGACTTAGACATCGCCTATCACCCAGGAAAGGCAAATCAAGTCGCGGATGCCTTAAGTAGGAGACGTTGGGACGTGGAAGCAAAGAAAAATCAGGAAACATTGGTTTACATGATGGGGTTTGAGCCACTAGGCCTGGGAGCGGTTGATCAAGCGGATTTACTCAGTAGAATTCGCTTGGCTCAAGAAAAGGACGAGGAACTTAAGAGTTGGGCGGAGAACAATAAGACGGAGTTCCAGACATCGAAAAATGGTACCATTGTGGTGAATGGACGAGTATGTGTGCCGCAAAACAAGGAGATAAGGGGGGAAATTTTAAAGGAGGCGTACCAGTCTAAGTTATCGATCCACCCTGGTTCGACCAAGATGTATCGCGATCTAAAACGATACTATCACTGGAAGGGAATGAAAAGAGATGTGGCCGCGTGGGTTGCCAAGTGTAAAACCTGTCAACTCGTCAAGGCCGAACATCAAGTGCCAAGCGGACTAGTCCAAAGTCTACCCATGCCGGAATGGAAATGGGATCATGTGACGATGGAATTTGTGATCGGATTGCCTATGAGTAAGCTAAATCATGATGCGGTTTGTGTAGTGGTGGACAGATTGACCAAATCTGCACACTTCATCGCAACCGCGGAAACAGATTGAGCCGAGGTAATTGTGGGCAGGTACATCGACGAGATCGTCCGGTTGCACGGAGTGCCGATGAGTATTGTCTTGGACCGTGATACGCGGTTCACTTCACATTTCTGGAAAGCTTTTCAAAAGGCGTTGGGAAAAAGGGTGAACCTGAGTACGGCCTACCCCCCACAAACTGATGGGCAGTCCGAGAGAACAATTCAGACACTCGAGGACATGTTGCGAGCTTGTGTACTGGATTGGGGCAGAAGCTGAGAAAAGTACTTGAACTTGGTGGAATTCGCATACAACAATAGCTACCAAGCTAGTATTGGAATGTCGCCTTATGAAGCGCTTTATGGCCGGGCATGTCGAACGCCATTGTGCTGGACGCCGGTTGGGGAACGGACGTTATTCGGACCGGAAATGACGGCCGAAAAGTTAAAGTTCTTAAAAATCAAGTTAAAGGAAGCCCAAAACCGACATAAGAGTTATGGGGACAAGCGCCGGAAGGAGTTGGAGTTTGAAGTGGGCGACCCNcagggggggggggggagactTGTAACGCCGgcgatcctgaataggatcgtaggcTGTGGCTTGGTCCGGAATGGTAGGGAGATCTCGGACAAGACGGGGAAGAGCTACTCGTTAGCTCGGTTAATGGGGAAAAAATGAGCCAAGTAGGGGACAAAGATCGTTCAGCTccggacagctctcggccagttgcggacagctctcggccagctgcgagcagctcgacccagctcgacaAGCTGGACGGTAGTGGACGGTGTACCGGtcagctggggagctcgtgACCGAAAAGGCACGGTCGAACGGGTATGGCCAAGCGTACACAAGCGAACATGAGCGATAGAACAGATTCGTCCGAAGGGTGCCTTTTGGGGCCAAAACCGCGGCCCATGACCCTATATAAAGAGGGCATTTCTCTTATTTGGGGGAGGATCGAAAATAGAAATACCACAGTAAACTCGAGAGTGCGAGTACAGTACTGACCTTATGGTTCTGGGGAATGGGGTAGTTGCATGTGCATAAGCATTTATAATGCTTCGGTTGGTTGAGTTGGTCGgaggaaagggggtgcggctcggtcGTGATACGATCGAATTGATGCGCATGCTAACTCTCTACCGACCAACGTACCATCCGGGGTGTCCGAGTACGGACGGTTCGGTCGGAGAAAAGTAAGCGCGGTTCGGTGGCTGGACGGGGATCTGTTCAGATACCTCGGTACACCGTCGAACTGATGCGCAGGATAACTCTCTACCGTTCAACCATCATATTGGACGATTATTATGATCTAGCATGCATTGCATGATACTGCACGGCCTAAGGGAAAGGTTATTGATGGTTACTTGGATTGCACGAAAGGAGGGAGATCGCGGAAAGGGAACTGCGTAGGTGCGAGACTCATGCCTGGGATGATGAGTGGTGGTGATAAGGGTAGCTAGGATCGATTATACAACTTGtactagcttattatgcaaactcataagttgtatcgaatcctttgattattAATACAATGTTCGAATGTTTGCTTTACTCTAAGTTATATCATATAGACTCTAAACATTGAATCACAGAATACGCGAATGAACCTTGTTTAAAGAATGGACCGTATAATATGACTAAGTATCGAATAAAGGACGAGAGAACCTCACCGGCCATTGGATGGCcggggtcggggtctttcaaaTCCCCATCAAATCCCATTAGCGAGTGGCACTCCGGTACGATTTCGCTTTCGCTTACTTTAATTTGACCTAAGACGTTTCTGAAGATCACATTCACCGAGCTTCCGGTTTCAATCAGGATTCTTGTGACTTGACGTTCACTTATGAGGAGTTCGACGACTAGTGGGTCGTTGTGCGGCAGATCTAACCCTTCTAGATCGCTATTGTCGAAGGATATCAGCGTGTTCGGGGAATCAACTCTTGATGGCCAAGACTTCTTCATCTCGGCTTTCTTGGTGTAATCCCTAATTAACCTAACCGAGTTGTTGCATCCTGCTAGCCTTCccatattcatatttatttgtcGCCTGGGCTGTGGTGGGTTTTGATCAAGCTTTTGATCGGTACGAGGTCACTTCTCGTGGGTGACGTCGTCTGATGCCCCTAGTTCATCCTCACTTTGATCGTCGAGAATCTTAGAATTTTTGCTTTCGAATTTGCGGGCAGCAGTTTCTCCTCGCTTGGGATTGTTCTTCCTGGGCCGGGGCATCTTACTTCTGTCAGACTCGAAGACTATTGCGCCTTTTTTATATCGTTCCATCAAGATCATTTGGAGATAGCGGCAATCCTCAGTCGCATGAGTGGAGCTTTGGTGGTAATCGCAGTACTGGGTCGTGATgctttctcctccttctcttctgaCGTAGACGTTCCatggttgtttttgttgtacGTCGTCGGCGATCAAGAAGGTCCGGCGGGTCCGATCTTGATTCCGGGTGAAATGCTGCCGAGGCTCGGTGTGCTCGATTTTTGGAGCGATGATCGTTGGCTCTTTAATCACAGTGGTTTTTGCCTTTGTGTGCTTCTTTGCGTCAACGTCCTTCTCCTCTTTGAGCTCGATATGCTTCGCTCCCCGAAGCAATGCGTCGGCTATTGTTTCCACATGTGTCAAGGATAGTTCTTCCTTGAAACGGGATTCATACCATAGAGCATTTCCGAGCGTGACGATTGCCGCGACATCCGGGATTGAAACATTGGCGACGATCTCTTTGAACCGTCTTATGAAAGACCAAAGCGGTTCTTGACGTTCCTGTGTCAGGGCATAAAGGTCGGCGTGAGAGTTTTTGTTCTCCATCAAAGCCGAGAATTGCTTCAGAAATTCGGTTATTAAGTCCTTTATGCTGTCAATTGACCAAGAAGGGAGCCGCAAAAACCAACTCAGAGCGGTGCCTGTCAAGTGCTCGGCAAAGATCTGACATATTTTGGCGTCGTACTCTTCCGGGCTGAATTGCAGAGGGCCGAGGGATACCCCAAAGGTGTGCAGAAAATCTCGCGGGTCGGCGGTTCCGTCGTAGTAGCTTAACCTCGGCTTGACCAGTCGTCGTACTGGCGTCATCGCCAGCCTTTTGGGGAATGGTGTTCGTTGTGTTGCTTCCAGCACAAGGTCTACCTCTGGTGCCTTGCTCGTCACTTTTTGGAACATCGCTTCCATTTCCTGCATTTTATCTTTGATTTCCTTTAAGTCGGGGTCTCGGTTTCCAGTTGGTCCTTCTCGGCCTATAGGTCGGGGGTCCAAGTTACCGACCTGCAGTTGTGGTCTTGCGGTTATTCCAACAATGCTGGAACTTTCTAGGTTTGGTCGAGTCGTATTGATGTAGTTTATTTCTTCCTATGATCTGGCTTGCGCCGTGGTTAGTGCGTCAAAACGGGTATTCGTCCACTGTTCCTGCTGGTCAAGGCGCATCAGTATTCCGCGGAACAATTCGTCGATACTAGAGATTGGTCGATCAACAAGAAGGGCGAGCTGTTCGGGGGTCGGCGTTGCCTCGGTCGTCGTAGGGCTTGTCAGATTCGTAGCTATGATGAATTCGCCAGGACTATCCGTAACTGTGGCTTTCCTCGGAACATCGGGCGTAGGGAGTGTTGTATTCCCTGCTTGGTCCGTCGCTGGGGTGATCGTTCCTCCCGACGATCCTTCTCCTTGGTGTGCGTCTCTGGTTTCTCCTGTCATCTTGTCTATTCTCCGTAGGTCCGTCTTCTAAGTCCTCAAAGAAAGTTTCGACATGGCTCCCCCTACCTGGCGCGCCAAGTTGTTGATGTTGATATCGGTCACAATTAGATATTTATAGCTCGGTAAAAAGAGGTCGACTCTTTCTTATTTAACTCGGTGCTTGGGCACAAAAATCCGGACTACAACGGTAGTTAATAGAACGAATGACAAGAAATTGAAATGGACGAGCTTGCGACTCGTCGATTTACGTTTTCGACGAGTTGTTAGAACTAATTGCTAGTGATTTCTGTTGCGTTTTCTTCACCTTTTTCGCAGATCCTTGACTTAAGCGTCGTACGCTTATATTTATAGGaaatcgtgtcggttcgtcacTTAAAAGGATCGGAATACTCCTTTCCTCTTTTAAGTGTTTATTTGGGCATTAGGAGAATCTCCATGGACCAGATTTATGGTTAGGAGGGGAATCCACCCCTAacatctacaaaaataaaatatgtttttcatAGCTTGTTACAAACAT
The Camelina sativa cultivar DH55 chromosome 6, Cs, whole genome shotgun sequence genome window above contains:
- the LOC104698998 gene encoding uncharacterized protein LOC104698998; this encodes MQEMEAMFQKVTSKAPEVDLVLEATQRTPFPKRLAMTPVRRLVKPRLSYYDGTADPRDFLHTFGVSLGPLQFSPEEYDAKICQIFAEHLTGTALSWFLRLPSWSIDSIKDLITEFLKQFSALMENKNSHADLYALTQERQEPLWSFIRRFKEIVANVSIPDVAAIVTLGNALWYESRFKEELSLTHVETIADALLRGAKHIELKEEKDVDAKKHTKAKTTVIKEPTIIAPKIEHTEPRQHFTRNQDRTRRTFLIADDVQQKQPWNVYVRREGGESITTQYCDYHQSSTHATEDCRYLQMILMERYKKGAIVFESDRSKMPRPRKNNPKRGETAARKFESKNSKILDDQSEDELGASDDVTHEK
- the LOC104698997 gene encoding uncharacterized protein LOC104698997; this encodes MTVRAYDAEFSRLRRFVGKEIEDEKAQVRRFIRGLRVDIRNHCVNGVFNSVVDMVERVAMIEAGLEEEKQLRREKVSLRSTHPAKTTDRKRKWEKVDNARSDAKYGECRTCGKHHRGTCWKVVGACSHCGSRDHAIRNCPRMENGNGPRSCYLCGKEGHFKRERPKLDEGRQNHQRGNRGEESLPPPPKRQVVAPRVYELSKDTAAGNFRAITGRGGFRREPNTGYGLVRAADGQVMYPYGVVREILVIVNGVDMPTDRIIVPLMKHNVILGMDSLGKYKAHIDCHRGRVNFEGKDGTLRFQGIRSTSGSLIISAIQAERMLEKGCEAYLATITTNEVGEKAELDDIPIANEFADVFEAVRGVPPDRSDPFTIELEPGTTPISKAPYWMAPAEMAELKKQLGELLEKGFIRPSSSPWGAPVWPLRVVVMPFGLTNAPAAFMKMMNGVFREFLDEFVIIFIDDILVYSKDWETHRNHLRAVLERLREQKLFAKLGKCSFWQKSVGFLGHIVSDQGVSVDPEKIRSIKDWPRPKNANEIRTFLGLAGYYQRFVKGFASMSQPMTRLTGKDTKSNGRKNARKVSRS